A region from the Vicia villosa cultivar HV-30 ecotype Madison, WI linkage group LG3, Vvil1.0, whole genome shotgun sequence genome encodes:
- the LOC131656825 gene encoding flavonoid 3',5'-hydroxylase 1-like: protein MTFDAFLVREIAIAFFIFIISHFSISLILKNTYKRLPPGPRGWPILGVLPQLGTMPHVTLTNMSKKYGPIMYLKMGTCDTLVASTPDAARAFLKTLDHNFLNRPNIMGATYLGYDSQDLVFAQYGPKWKLLRKLTTSHMLGGTALQSWSHVRENEVKQMVKSIYEFGKKGQVIEIGDLLSYAIVNMVSQVVLSKPIFENKRQESKEFKEMVVEFMIISGVNIGDFVPFIGWMDLEGLVGKMKRLHKRFDVFLNEVIQDHVKSAHQRKEKPDILDVLMENGDDNSADRLSLSNIKAVLLNLFTAGTDTSASIIEWALAEMLKNPNILIKAQKEIDEVVGKERMVVESDLQKLPYLEAICKETYRLHPSTPLSVPRVSSKACQVNGYYIPKDTRLNVNIWAIGRDPNIWDNPLEFNPERFLSARIDPSGVDFELIPFGAGRRICVGYKMAIVVIEFILGTLIHSFDWKLPNGVELNMDEAFGITLQKAVPLSTMVTPRLNTHAYV, encoded by the exons ATGACTTTTGATGCGTTTCTTGTTAGAGAAATTGCTATTGCATTTTTTATCTTCATCATTTCACATTTCTCCATAAGCTTAATTCTCAAAAACACTTATAAAAGACTCCCTCCAGGCCCAAGAGGATGGCCAATTCTAGGTGTTTTGCCACAATTGGGAACCATGCCTCATGTCACACTCACAAACATGTCCAAGAAATATGGACCCATCATGTACCTAAAAATGGGTACTTGTGACACTTTGGTTGCTTCAACTCCAGATGCAGCTAGAGCATTTCTCAAAACCCTAGACCATAATTTCCTAAACAGACCCAATATCATGGGTGCTACTTATTTAGGCTATGACTCACAAGACCTTGTTTTTGCCCAATATGGGCCTAAATGGAAACTCCTTAGGAAATTAACAACCTCACACATGCTTGGTGGAACAGCCCTTCAAAGTTGGAGTCATGTGAGAGAAAATGAAGTTAAACAAATGGTGAAATCAATTTATGAGTTTGGGAAAAAAGGTCAAGTAATAGAGATTGGTGATTTGTTGAGTTATGCAATAGTAAATATGGTGAGTCAAGTTGTACTAAGCAAAcctatatttgaaaataaaagacaAGAGTCAAAGGAGTTTAAGGAAATGGTTGTGGAATTCATGATAATATCTGGAGTCAACATTGGTGATTTTGTTCCTTTTATTGGTTGGATGGACTTGGAAGGTTTGGTGGGTAAGATGAAACGTTTGCATAAGAggtttgatgtgtttttgaatgaggtgATTCAAGATCATGTCAAGTCTGCTCATCAACGTAAAGAGAAGCCAGATATTTTGGATGTTTTGATGGAAAATGGTGATGATAATTCTGCTGACAGATTGAGTTTGTCCAACATCAAGGCTGTTTTACTG AATTTGTTCACTGCAGGGACAGATACATCAGCAAGCATCATAGAATGGGCACTTGCTGAAATGCTGAAAAACCCAAACATCTTAATAAAGGCACAAAAAGAGATAGATGAAGTGGTAGGAAAAGAAAGAATGGTTGTTGAATCTGACTTACAAAAATTACCATACCTTGAAGCAATATGCAAAGAGACATATCGTTTGCATCCTTCAACACCACTTAGTGTTCCAAGAGTATCAAGTAAAGCATGCCAAGTAAATGGTTACTACATTCCCAAAGATACAAGGTTGAATGTTAACATATGGGCCATAGGAAGAGACCCAAATATATGGGATAATCCATTAGAGTTCAATCCAGAGAGGTTTTTAAGTGCAAGAATTGATCCAAGTGGAGTTGATTTTGAGTTGATTCCTTTTGGAGCTGGAAGGAGGATTTGTGTTGGGTATAAGATGGCTATTGTGGTGATTGAGTTCATTTTGGGGACATTGATACATTCTTTTGACTGGAAATTACCAAATGGGGTAGAGCTCAACATGGATGAAGCCTTTGGAATTACTTTGCAAAAGGCAGTGCCTTTGTCAACTATGGTTACCCCTAGGTTGAACACTCATGCTTATGTTTAA